One stretch of Methylopila sp. 73B DNA includes these proteins:
- a CDS encoding DUF805 domain-containing protein: MLTRFCSAFLSFRGRISRLTYWKRSLQAGLVALPFVFAGLLAASYSRVAFFALVGIGLAISLGGWASITVRRFHDLGRNGWLGLAVVALSALLSYAVEEASGALFVMAVAASCVSLALFVYLGFVRGTPGANAYGPNPNAPDA; encoded by the coding sequence ATGCTGACGCGTTTCTGCTCCGCGTTTCTGTCGTTCCGGGGGCGCATCAGCCGACTGACCTACTGGAAGCGCTCGCTTCAGGCGGGGCTGGTCGCTCTGCCCTTCGTGTTCGCCGGGCTGCTCGCCGCGAGCTACAGCCGCGTCGCGTTCTTCGCGCTCGTGGGGATCGGGCTTGCGATCAGCCTCGGCGGCTGGGCGTCGATCACGGTCCGCCGGTTCCACGATCTCGGCCGCAACGGCTGGCTCGGCCTCGCGGTCGTCGCGCTGTCGGCCCTGCTGTCCTACGCCGTCGAGGAGGCGAGCGGGGCGCTCTTCGTGATGGCGGTGGCGGCGAGCTGCGTCTCGCTCGCGCTGTTCGTCTACCTCGGCTTCGTCCGCGGCACGCCGGGAGCGAACGCCTACGGGCCAAACCCTAACGCGCCGGACGCCTGA
- a CDS encoding alpha/beta hydrolase gives MISVTRSALQPVRDRFVVAPGVLHPTGAVCRTFVTTDGVALRGAVWRPEGAPRGTVCVFQGRAEFIEKYAEVADDLLKRGFAVATFDFRGQGGSQRLLANPLKGHVNSFDDYRLDAEAFMRQVALTEAPGPYYALGHSMSAPVLVALARRQPQWFERLVLVAPLIGLPLARAEFFARGLATGLGRLGFAGAYIPRGGDRIMALRPFERNPVTRDPERYGRSVALIAQEPGLALGSPTIGWVHAAFRAMTATALPGVPESFRTPTLVLSAGADRIVDPRASERFAARIRGGGHIRLDGAEHEILMERDPVRELFWAAFDAFVPGSRTLA, from the coding sequence GTGATCAGCGTCACCCGTTCCGCGCTCCAGCCCGTCCGCGACCGCTTCGTCGTCGCGCCCGGCGTTCTGCATCCCACGGGCGCCGTATGCCGGACCTTCGTCACCACGGACGGCGTCGCCCTGCGGGGCGCGGTGTGGCGGCCGGAGGGCGCGCCGCGCGGCACGGTCTGCGTGTTCCAGGGCCGGGCGGAGTTCATCGAGAAATACGCCGAGGTCGCGGACGACCTGCTGAAGCGCGGCTTCGCCGTCGCGACCTTCGACTTCCGCGGCCAGGGCGGCTCGCAGCGACTGCTCGCGAACCCGCTGAAGGGCCATGTCAACAGCTTCGACGACTACCGCCTCGACGCCGAGGCCTTCATGCGGCAGGTCGCGCTGACGGAGGCGCCCGGCCCCTACTATGCGCTGGGGCACTCGATGTCGGCGCCGGTGCTGGTTGCGCTCGCCCGGCGACAGCCGCAGTGGTTCGAGCGGCTGGTGCTCGTCGCGCCCCTGATCGGCCTGCCGCTGGCGCGCGCCGAGTTTTTCGCGCGAGGGCTCGCCACTGGCCTGGGCCGGCTGGGATTTGCCGGCGCCTACATCCCGCGCGGCGGGGACCGGATCATGGCGCTCCGCCCGTTCGAGCGGAACCCGGTGACGCGCGATCCCGAGCGCTACGGCCGTTCGGTGGCGCTGATCGCGCAGGAGCCCGGGCTCGCGCTCGGCTCGCCCACCATCGGCTGGGTGCACGCCGCGTTCCGAGCGATGACCGCGACGGCGCTGCCGGGCGTGCCGGAATCCTTCCGCACGCCGACCCTCGTCCTCTCCGCCGGCGCCGACCGCATCGTCGACCCGCGGGCGAGCGAGCGCTTCGCGGCGCGCATCCGCGGCGGCGGCCACATCCGCCTCGACGGCGCCGAGCATGAGATCCTGATGGAGCGCGATCCGGTCCGGGAGCTGTTCTGGGCCGCCTTCGACGCCTTCGTGCCGGGCAGCCGCACGCTGGCCTGA